In the Thermodesulfovibrionales bacterium genome, TGTGCATGTATCGGAGATCGACTGGTCGCCTCGGCCGAAACACCCGTCGAAATATCTCTCCATCGGCGAGACCGTCGAGGCTGTGGTCATCAAGGCGGATAGGGAAGAACGCCGGCTCTCCCTGAGCATCAAGCAGCTGAAGCAGAGCCCCTGGGAGATCGTGTCTCAGCAGTATGCGGTCGGACAGAAGGTATCCGGGAAGATCAGGTCGATCACCGAGTTCGGTGTCTTTGTCGGTCTTCCCGAAGGGGTGGATGGTCTGATCCATATATCCGACATATCTTGGACAAAGCATATAAAACATCCCTCCGAGGTTCTCAAGAAAGGCCAGAAGATCGATGCGGTCATCCTGAGTCTTGAGCCTGAAAAGGAGCGGATATCCCTTGGCCTGAAGCAGCTTTCGCCCGATCCGTGGATAGCGGAGATACCGGAGAGGTTCAAGCTCGGAGATGAGGTCAGGTGTCGAATCCTGAAGCTCACGGATTTCGGTATCTTCGTGGAGATTGAGGGAGGCGTGGAGGGTCTGATATACTCATCGGAAGTCGTGAAGGGGGAAGAGCCCTTTCAGGAGGGAGAAGAGGTGATGTCGAGGATAATAAAGATCGATACGGAGGAGAGAAAGATCGGCCTCAGCATGAAGCACGTGAAGGGTGAAAAGGCATGAAGAAGGTCTTCATTTTTTTGCTTCTCCTCCTCGTCATCCTCCTTGCCGTGAGCGCTGCGATCGCCCTTTTCCAGAGGAGTGTGCCCCTCGGGGAAAAGATCGGCGTTGTCCGCATTGAAGGTCCTATTCTTGATTCGAAAACCGCCGTCGATGAAATTACCGATTACGCGAAGAACCAGTCGATACGGGCGATTATTCTGAGAGTAGACAGCCCCGGGGGAGCGGTTGCTCCCTCACAGGAGATATACGAGGAAGTGAGAAAGGCTGCGGCGAAGAAGAAAGTCGTTGTTTCGATGGGTTCCGTTGCTGCTTCCGGGGGATACTATATTTCCGCGCCGGCTTCTCGGATTGTCGCGAATCCCGGCACCCTCACCGGTTCCATCGGGGTCATCATGGAGATACCGAATATCGAAGGGCTCATGAGCAAGGTCGGGGTAAAGACCGAAGTAATCAAGAGCGGTCGGCACAAGGACATGGCGTCAGTATTCAGGGGCATTGGGTCAGAGGAGAGAATAATACTCCAGAATGTTCTTGACGACGTGCATGATCAGTTTATACAGGCCGTGGCTGAAGGGCGGAAGATGCC is a window encoding:
- the sppA gene encoding signal peptide peptidase SppA; translation: MKKVFIFLLLLLVILLAVSAAIALFQRSVPLGEKIGVVRIEGPILDSKTAVDEITDYAKNQSIRAIILRVDSPGGAVAPSQEIYEEVRKAAAKKKVVVSMGSVAASGGYYISAPASRIVANPGTLTGSIGVIMEIPNIEGLMSKVGVKTEVIKSGRHKDMASVFRGIGSEERIILQNVLDDVHDQFIQAVAEGRKMP